From one Amia ocellicauda isolate fAmiCal2 chromosome 17, fAmiCal2.hap1, whole genome shotgun sequence genomic stretch:
- the ccp110 gene encoding centriolar coiled-coil protein of 110 kDa isoform X5, translated as MRTVPKEGETAMAPSRCSPKSEVMNGFALLPDMNALGPWGGSVPLRAAPSEPLPQPDRERGELEEEDPSYTMSLQSLLKKSREYLEREHSRRGSRGHKGAPALGESLSDKENESGGGSVGAGGEQPHCEDHQHSDSPLAWPTTPAPVQQPSSDSDSPDSLSVLPRSLTGSYARLPSPEPSLSPRVHRRRPRPLSAGNIVITRPLSACELSPRPDRQPLHEDSAVPTLQAVPGEPGPWEPRVEPCPAELRVPSTPHKRQSSPLGQEETLGRETPEFRKRSQTLDSQLSPAGPRGSQERIPGFLGSLPRRVPRRRCSPAPLNQSYDVESPSPALLRPCVDGASPEGGSAKKKLEASQGSREGRLTPSLPATPGEEPRGWDQTPGSSVGEGPVKRQVVALEEMRRRLQEEHALQLSLLIAEQEREQLRLRQELQEQERRLRDQGPELSQAADAGPDWRGISESCPAGPTVAQGERSPTHMSHSLGFPPQPVASSQSPFYLRGPSWMGNKPRSRVSQAIPPELHQRFCRLSAVAKGFLTRRLLLTEKVKHLRQTVQDTQEFIKTFQSEAPLKRGAVSPQDMSLQERVLAQLRAALFDLHDVFFEMPLSERLALLQQDRQLRTERRLREMEKARSPRERVTLSAATQKSLDRKKQSRAADTGGHNRKATQKPKSPTTNRILQPNQGQNAPPPGQLHRQGSLYQKNLEERVKRCDSLRKQHSLG; from the exons ATGCGCACGGTGCCAAAGGAGGGAGAGACGGCCATGGCCCCCAGCCGCTGCTCCCCCAAGTCGGAGGTCATGAATGGCTTTGCTCTGCTGCCGGACATGAACGCGCTGGGGCCCTGGGGGGGCAGTGTCCCGCTGAGAGCCGCCCCCAGTGAGCCGCTCCCTCAGCCCGACAGGGAGCGGGGGGAGTTGGAGGAGGAGGACCCCAGCTACACCATGAGCCTACAGAGCCTGCTGAAGAAGTCCCGGGAGTACCTGGAGAGAGAGCACAGCCGGCGCGGGTCCCGGGGCCACAAGGGGGCGCCGGCGCTGGGCGAGAGCCTCTCGGACAAGGAGAACGAGAGCGGCGGGGGCAGTGTGGGGGCGGGGGGCGAGCAGCCTCACTGTGAGGACCACCAACACAGTGACAGCCCCCTGGCCTGGCCCACCACCCCTGCCCCCGTCCAGCAGCCGAGCTCGGACTCGGACAGCCCCGACTCTCTGTCCGTTCTGCCCCGCAGCCTGACGGGCTCCTACGCCCGGCTGCCCAGCCCCGAGCCCAGCCTGAGCCCCCGGGTGCACCGCCGCCGCCCCCGGCCCCTGTCGGCAGGGAACATCGTCATCACGCGGCCCCTCAGCGCCTGCGAGCTCAGCCCCCGCCCGGACAGGCAGCCCCTGCACGAGGACAGCGCCGTGCcaacactgcaggctgtgccggGAGAGCCGGGCCCCTGGGAGCCCAGAGTGGAGCCCTGCCCGGCTGAGCTAAGGGTGCCCTCCACCCCGCACAAGAGGCAGAGCAGCCCCCTGGGCCAGGAGGAGACGCTGGGAAGGGAGACCCCCGAGTTCCGCAAGCGCTCGCAGACCCTGGACAGCCAACTCTCCCCCGCCGGCCCGCGGGGCTCCCAGGAGAGGATCCCCGGCTTCCTGGGCAGCCTGCCCCGGCGAGTTCCCCGCCGCCGCTGCTCCCCGGCCCCCCTCAACCAGTCCTACGACGTGGAGAGCCCCTCGCCCGCCCTGCTGCGGCCCTGTGTGGACGGCGCCTCGCCTGAGGGGGGCTCTGCCAAAAAGAAGCTGGAGGCCTCCCAGGGGTCCAGAGAGGGCAGGCTGACTCCCAGTCTACCGGCCACCCCCGGGGAAGAGCCGCGCGGGTGGGATCAGACGCCTGGCAGCAGCGTGG GCGAGGGGCCGGTCAAGAGGCAGGTGGTGGCTCTGGAGGAGATGAGGCGCCGGCTGCAGGAGGAACACGCCCTGCAACTGTCCCTGCTGATCGCCgagcaggagagggagcagctgCGCCTGCGCCAG gAGCTGCAAGAGCAGGAGCGCAGACTGAGGGATCAGGGCCCCGAGCTGTCCCAGGCCGCGGACGCCGGCCCGGACTGGAGGGGCATCAGTGAGAGCTGCCCCGCCGGCCCCACGGTGGCCCAGGGAGAGCGCTCGCCCACCCACATGTCGCACAGCCTAG GTTTCCCCCCCCAGCCCGTCGCCTCGAGCCAGTCACCCTTCTACCTGCGGGGGCCGTCCTGGATGGGCAATAAGCCCCGGAGCAGAGTGTCTCAG GCCATCCCCCCTGAGCTGCACCAGCGCTTCTGTAGGCTGAGCGCCGTGGCCAAGGGCTTCCTGACGCGCCGGCTGCTGCTCACGGAGAAGGTCAAGCACCTGCGGCAGACAGTGCAG GACACCCAGGAGTTCATCAAGACCTTCCAGAGCGAAGCCCCCCTGAAGAGAGGGGCCGTGTCTCCCCAGGACATGTCCCTGCAGGAGAGAGTGCTGGCCCAG CTGCGGGCGGCGCTGTTCGACCTGCATGACGTCTTCTTCGAGATGCCGCTGAGCGAGAGGCTGGCGCTGCTGCAGCAGGACCGGCAGCTGCGCACAGAGAGGAGGCTGAGGGAGATG GAGAAAGCCAGGAGCCCCAGAGAGAGAGTCACACTGTCAGCTGCCACACAGAAGTCCCTGGACCGGAAGAAGCAGAG CAGAGCCGCAGACACGGGGGGGCACAACAGGAAGGCCACGCAGAAGCCGAAGAGCCCGACAACAAACAG GATCCTGCAGCCGAACCAGGGCCAGAACGCCCCCCCGCCCGGGCAGCTGCACCGACAggg gagTCTGTACCAGAAGAACCTGGAGGAGCGTGTGAAGCGCTGCGACAGCCTGAGGAAGCAGCACTCCCTGGGTTAG